One part of the Candidatus Saccharimonadales bacterium genome encodes these proteins:
- a CDS encoding transglycosylase domain-containing protein, whose protein sequence is MSKKPNRKASALNVYSNLVARHKNKRDARSRRKAEYLASLPKNPVKRFLYRLRPKELARFWFSREGLKTFLKLLAVGAVILAIFVAALFAYYRKELDTIRPDEIASRVQSTVTKYYDRNDVLLWEDKGEGNYKVVVEGSEIAQVMKDATVSIEDKDFYNHPGVSFTGIVRAGINNLFGSGNTQGASTLTQQLIKQIFFQEESEQNRLSISRKIKEAILALEVERMYNKDQILTLYLNEVPYGGRRNGVESAAQTYFGKSAKDLNIAEAALLASIPQNPSYYDPYTLTPDGASDLIERQQYVIDQMVEQGYITQDQATEAKAFAILDTVKPEIAATENIKAPHFVLAARESLEAEFGKKLVREGGLTVKTTLDYRIQQIAEQAVIDNEQYIRGNGSDNTAVTSVDVPTGQVLSMVGSLGFNIPGYGQKNAATSTLEPGSSIKPFIYSNLFKQREGVNYGAGSQLLDENIDRYYCLGTPAPCHLANFDNGYQGTMSVRKALGNSRNPPAVEAMMITGPDSAIETARSAGDKSYCEGAASFTLSSAIGGGCSVSPVEHANSYATLARQGVYKPVAYILEVKNSQGQVIKQWKDESENVLDPQITYIISDILSDPGARNPALGSLNTPGRGAVISGVKTATKTGTTDNAKDSWMMSYSPRMAAGVWVGRHDGSWNGLVASNQGTGRVINDLMSRAHKEVFAADGTWKEGDWFTRPSGVQNVNVNGTNDLFPSWYSKPKNADGEKVMFDTVSKKKATNCTPERAKYEITVTTFDNPLTGKSEKRAPDGYDPNADDDVHKCDDVKPSVTITTDPVGNPADKKFKITATITQGTHPLSFYEVKVDDQLINSQSISAPGSYSTEHTFTSSGSKSITVTVYDTAKYDGSSTKSLNVATTTSGSTPTLPLGRRRG, encoded by the coding sequence ATGAGCAAGAAACCTAATCGTAAAGCCAGTGCTTTAAATGTTTACAGTAATTTAGTTGCGCGACACAAGAACAAGCGTGACGCGCGTTCTAGGCGAAAAGCCGAATATTTGGCGTCGCTTCCAAAAAACCCAGTTAAAAGGTTCCTATACAGACTACGACCTAAAGAGCTTGCTCGATTTTGGTTTAGTCGCGAAGGCTTAAAAACCTTTTTAAAGCTTTTAGCTGTTGGTGCTGTTATTTTGGCTATTTTTGTGGCTGCACTTTTTGCTTACTACCGTAAAGAGCTAGACACAATTCGCCCAGATGAAATTGCGAGTCGCGTGCAAAGTACGGTAACTAAATATTACGACCGCAACGACGTTTTGCTTTGGGAAGACAAGGGGGAAGGTAACTACAAAGTAGTAGTCGAAGGCAGTGAGATCGCTCAGGTAATGAAAGATGCCACTGTTTCTATTGAAGATAAAGATTTTTACAACCATCCGGGCGTAAGTTTTACGGGTATTGTTAGAGCCGGTATTAACAACTTGTTTGGCAGCGGCAATACGCAAGGCGCGTCTACGTTGACCCAACAGCTTATTAAGCAGATCTTTTTTCAGGAAGAATCAGAGCAGAACCGTTTGAGTATCTCGCGAAAGATTAAAGAAGCAATCTTAGCCCTTGAAGTTGAGCGAATGTACAACAAAGACCAGATCTTGACTCTCTATCTAAACGAGGTTCCCTACGGTGGACGTCGTAACGGCGTAGAGTCCGCTGCCCAAACTTATTTTGGTAAAAGCGCCAAAGACTTAAACATTGCCGAGGCTGCTTTGCTTGCATCTATTCCGCAAAACCCAAGTTATTACGACCCGTACACCTTAACACCCGACGGTGCTAGCGATTTGATAGAACGCCAGCAGTACGTAATCGATCAAATGGTTGAGCAAGGATACATTACTCAGGATCAAGCAACCGAAGCCAAAGCTTTTGCAATCCTCGATACCGTTAAGCCAGAAATTGCTGCAACCGAAAATATTAAGGCTCCGCACTTTGTACTTGCAGCTCGCGAATCACTGGAAGCCGAGTTTGGCAAAAAATTAGTACGCGAAGGCGGGTTAACCGTAAAAACTACTTTGGATTACCGAATCCAACAGATCGCCGAACAAGCCGTAATAGATAACGAACAGTACATCCGCGGAAATGGTTCAGACAACACGGCCGTGACATCTGTTGATGTTCCTACTGGTCAGGTACTTTCTATGGTTGGAAGCTTGGGCTTTAACATTCCTGGCTATGGGCAAAAGAACGCCGCAACTTCTACACTAGAGCCAGGTTCGAGTATTAAACCATTTATTTACTCTAACTTGTTTAAGCAGCGAGAAGGCGTAAATTATGGCGCCGGATCACAATTACTTGATGAAAATATTGATCGCTACTACTGCTTAGGCACGCCCGCACCTTGTCACTTGGCCAACTTTGATAATGGCTACCAAGGTACGATGTCGGTGCGTAAAGCACTTGGCAACTCACGCAACCCCCCTGCGGTCGAAGCCATGATGATAACTGGACCAGATTCCGCAATCGAAACAGCACGTAGCGCAGGTGATAAGTCTTATTGTGAGGGAGCTGCAAGCTTTACTCTATCCTCGGCCATTGGTGGTGGATGTAGCGTATCCCCTGTTGAGCACGCCAACTCTTATGCGACGCTAGCTCGTCAGGGTGTGTACAAGCCAGTAGCTTACATCTTGGAGGTTAAAAACTCGCAAGGCCAAGTTATAAAACAGTGGAAAGACGAGTCAGAAAATGTCCTTGATCCACAAATAACCTACATAATCAGCGATATCTTGAGCGATCCAGGTGCCCGCAATCCAGCGCTTGGCAGCTTAAACACGCCGGGCCGCGGAGCCGTGATTAGTGGAGTAAAAACTGCTACTAAAACTGGCACAACCGACAATGCAAAAGACAGTTGGATGATGAGCTACTCTCCAAGAATGGCAGCTGGAGTTTGGGTTGGTCGACACGACGGGTCCTGGAACGGACTAGTCGCGTCCAACCAAGGAACCGGTCGTGTGATTAACGATTTAATGAGCCGTGCTCATAAGGAAGTTTTTGCAGCCGATGGAACATGGAAAGAGGGTGACTGGTTTACTCGACCAAGTGGCGTGCAAAATGTGAATGTCAATGGAACTAACGACCTATTCCCTTCTTGGTACAGTAAGCCAAAGAACGCCGACGGTGAAAAAGTAATGTTTGATACAGTAAGCAAAAAGAAGGCCACAAACTGTACTCCTGAACGAGCTAAGTACGAGATTACCGTAACAACCTTTGACAACCCACTTACTGGAAAATCGGAAAAGCGTGCACCCGACGGATACGATCCAAATGCTGATGATGACGTTCATAAATGTGATGACGTAAAACCTTCGGTAACAATAACCACTGATCCTGTGGGAAATCCTGCAGATAAAAAATTCAAGATCACGGCCACAATAACTCAAGGTACTCACCCGCTAAGCTTTTACGAGGTTAAAGTAGACGATCAGCTAATCAACAGCCAGTCTATCAGCGCTCCGGGCAGCTACTCGACTGAACACACTTTCACATCATCAGGTAGCAAGTCTATTACGGTAACAGTGTATGACACCGCCAAGTACGACGGTTCGTCAACCAAGTCTCTGAATGTTGCGACGACGACCAGCGGTAGCACGCCAACCCTGCCGCTAGGTCGCAGACGCGGGTAG
- the tyrS gene encoding tyrosine--tRNA ligase: MTLLEELKWRGFINQTTFKDPSVLNKQKFTFYFGVDPSADSMQVGNLAAAMMVRHFIDYGHKAILLVGGATGMIGDPDGKDEERQLKSLEEVAKNKAGISAQYRTIFNDKEFDLVDNYDWFKDLGYLNFLRDIGKHFSMTQLLDREFIKSRIGKGGKGISYAEFSYSLIQGYDFLHLFRKKGATLQLCGADQWGNSITGVDLIRKLEGAEAHVWSTPLVINKSTGKKFGKTEGGAVWLDPKKTSIFDFYQFWLNADDEGVFDYLKVFTLLPKDEILHVIEQFKADKPGRLAQKTLAYEVTKLVHGEAAAIEAKKATEDLFKGGENVPTVSVETGRINVAELLIKANLAKSRSEAQRLLAQGGVKLNQQKVDQDEITIAEGDLLQVGKRRFVRIK, from the coding sequence ATGACCCTGTTAGAAGAACTCAAGTGGCGCGGTTTTATAAACCAGACTACCTTTAAAGATCCATCTGTTTTAAACAAACAAAAATTTACATTTTACTTTGGCGTTGATCCAAGCGCGGATAGTATGCAGGTTGGTAATTTGGCAGCCGCTATGATGGTACGGCATTTTATTGATTACGGACATAAGGCGATTTTGCTTGTTGGTGGCGCAACTGGGATGATCGGGGATCCTGATGGCAAAGATGAAGAGCGTCAGCTGAAATCGCTCGAAGAAGTAGCAAAAAATAAAGCCGGAATTTCCGCTCAGTATAGAACTATTTTTAATGATAAAGAGTTTGATCTAGTAGATAATTACGACTGGTTTAAGGATCTGGGCTACTTAAACTTTTTGCGTGATATTGGCAAGCATTTTTCGATGACTCAGTTGCTCGATCGCGAGTTTATTAAAAGTCGAATTGGTAAAGGTGGTAAGGGTATAAGTTATGCTGAGTTTAGTTATTCGTTGATTCAGGGTTATGACTTTTTACATCTGTTTCGCAAAAAGGGTGCAACTTTGCAGCTTTGCGGCGCTGACCAGTGGGGCAATAGTATCACTGGTGTAGATCTAATTCGTAAGCTCGAAGGCGCCGAAGCTCACGTTTGGTCAACCCCGTTGGTGATCAACAAGTCTACTGGCAAAAAATTTGGTAAGACCGAGGGTGGCGCAGTGTGGCTTGATCCTAAAAAAACTAGCATCTTCGACTTTTACCAATTTTGGCTGAACGCCGATGACGAGGGTGTATTTGATTATTTAAAAGTGTTTACCCTTTTACCAAAAGATGAGATTTTGCACGTAATTGAGCAATTTAAGGCGGATAAACCTGGCCGTTTAGCTCAAAAGACTTTGGCGTACGAAGTCACGAAATTAGTCCACGGAGAGGCTGCAGCGATCGAGGCTAAAAAAGCCACCGAAGATCTATTTAAAGGTGGTGAGAATGTGCCCACTGTTAGCGTCGAGACCGGCAGAATAAACGTAGCCGAACTTTTAATAAAGGCGAATTTGGCCAAAAGTAGGTCGGAGGCTCAACGGTTGTTGGCGCAAGGCGGCGTTAAGTTAAACCAGCAAAAAGTTGATCAAGATGAAATCACAATTGCCGAGGGTGATTTGTTGCAGGTGGGTAAACGACGCTTTGTTCGCATTAAGTAA
- the recG gene encoding ATP-dependent DNA helicase RecG encodes MLLSSRVAEVKGVGPALAERFEALHIRTVKDLIYFFPRKYDDFSQVTKIDDLVPGKVTIKGTVESVVGRYIKRRLHITEAIIADETSKVRAVWFNQPYRATQLAKGDEYYFSGAYDFQRNRYVLSNPATEKADSFGVSTARIVPIYRESKGLKSQQLRKVMKELLPLMDALPETLPPVLVKKFRLASVNETLKNLHFPQNTEELERAKRRTAFEELIWLITASLINKNDQAGLTGWRIDFKKPIADAFVKTLPFKMTGAQKKAAWEIFQDMESGSPMNRLVQGDVGSGKTVVGAMAAYLAAEQGYQTAFMAPTEILATQHATSIANLLEPLGVRVGLLVGSTKTAQKSQLKKKASKGDLDIIVGTHALIQGDTEFNKLGLVIIDEQHRFGVRQRSELLTKSKHMPHLLSMTATPIPRSLQLTVYGDLEVSIIDEMPKGRQPIETEVVKPAARHTVYEKIEAQIRQGRQAYVVCPLITDGINAELKSVQTEYERLNKSIFKHRQVGLLHGQMKADEKEHVMRQFKSGKLDILISTTVIEVGVDVPNATVMLIEGADRFGLAQLHQLRGRVGRGSEQSYCYLIPSGDNVSQRLRELEKSNDGFYLAEVDLKLRGPGEVYGRAQSGKLDMSFVNLADTRLIKQVRLAAAWLIQSKLSLVKYKELADKVNHYRRLTSLN; translated from the coding sequence ATGTTGTTGAGTTCGAGGGTAGCCGAGGTCAAAGGCGTTGGTCCGGCACTTGCTGAGCGTTTTGAAGCTCTGCATATTAGAACTGTTAAAGATTTGATTTACTTTTTCCCGCGCAAGTACGATGATTTTTCGCAGGTCACAAAAATAGATGACCTAGTGCCGGGCAAGGTTACTATAAAGGGTACGGTTGAATCCGTTGTTGGTCGTTATATAAAACGTCGTTTACACATAACCGAAGCAATTATTGCCGATGAAACAAGTAAGGTTCGCGCAGTTTGGTTTAACCAACCATATCGTGCAACTCAGCTTGCGAAAGGCGATGAATATTATTTTTCGGGTGCCTACGATTTTCAGCGCAACAGATATGTTTTAAGTAATCCAGCTACCGAAAAAGCCGATAGTTTTGGTGTGAGTACAGCGCGAATTGTACCGATTTATCGTGAGTCAAAAGGTTTAAAATCGCAGCAACTGCGTAAGGTCATGAAAGAACTTTTGCCTCTGATGGACGCTTTACCAGAGACTCTACCTCCGGTTCTTGTAAAAAAATTCAGGCTTGCCAGCGTAAACGAAACCTTAAAAAATCTACATTTTCCGCAAAATACTGAGGAGCTTGAGCGCGCGAAACGACGAACAGCTTTCGAAGAATTGATTTGGCTGATTACGGCTAGTTTAATTAATAAAAATGATCAAGCTGGCTTAACGGGCTGGAGGATTGATTTTAAAAAACCAATTGCCGATGCGTTCGTGAAGACATTGCCTTTTAAGATGACAGGTGCTCAAAAAAAAGCTGCCTGGGAGATTTTTCAGGATATGGAGAGTGGATCGCCGATGAATCGTCTTGTGCAGGGAGATGTCGGATCTGGCAAAACTGTGGTTGGCGCCATGGCTGCATATTTAGCGGCAGAGCAAGGTTATCAAACGGCTTTTATGGCACCGACTGAGATTTTAGCAACTCAGCACGCCACCTCTATTGCTAATCTGCTTGAACCGCTTGGTGTTCGTGTAGGGTTGCTAGTTGGTTCAACAAAAACTGCGCAAAAGTCGCAGCTCAAAAAAAAGGCCAGCAAGGGTGACCTCGATATTATCGTGGGAACTCATGCTCTGATTCAAGGCGATACCGAGTTTAACAAACTTGGCCTGGTTATTATCGACGAACAGCATCGGTTTGGGGTGAGGCAGCGATCCGAGCTTTTAACTAAATCCAAACATATGCCACATCTTTTGAGTATGACAGCCACTCCGATTCCGCGTAGCCTGCAGTTAACGGTTTATGGCGATCTGGAGGTGTCGATTATAGATGAAATGCCAAAAGGGCGTCAACCGATCGAGACCGAAGTGGTAAAACCCGCAGCGCGCCATACAGTTTACGAGAAAATCGAGGCGCAAATTAGGCAAGGCAGGCAAGCCTATGTAGTCTGTCCTTTAATTACGGACGGAATAAACGCCGAACTAAAGAGTGTCCAGACCGAATATGAACGGCTTAATAAGAGCATATTCAAACATCGCCAAGTCGGACTTTTGCACGGGCAAATGAAGGCCGACGAAAAAGAGCACGTTATGAGGCAGTTTAAATCTGGCAAACTTGATATCTTAATAAGTACCACTGTTATCGAAGTCGGCGTGGACGTGCCGAATGCGACCGTTATGCTGATTGAGGGCGCAGATAGATTTGGACTGGCGCAGTTGCATCAGTTGCGTGGACGTGTTGGCCGCGGAAGCGAGCAGAGCTATTGTTATTTAATTCCATCTGGTGACAATGTGAGTCAGCGGTTACGTGAACTTGAAAAATCTAATGACGGGTTTTACTTAGCCGAAGTCGACTTAAAGCTACGTGGGCCAGGTGAAGTTTACGGTCGAGCGCAAAGTGGCAAACTAGATATGAGTTTTGTGAACCTTGCCGACACAAGATTAATAAAACAAGTTCGTCTAGCTGCGGCTTGGCTTATTCAAAGTAAGCTGAGTCTGGTAAAATATAAAGAACTAGCCGACAAGGTTAATCATTACCGTAGGCTGACGAGTTTAAACTAA